Below is a genomic region from Candidatus Methylomirabilota bacterium.
CTTGATCAGGCGCAGCTCGGTCACGAGATCGGAGGCGTCCACCAGCTCCGCCCCCTGGAGGGCGTCCCGCAGGAGGTCGTAGTAGTACGGGAGGAGCGCGTGGCTCTTCCGCTCGATCCCGATGCGCGCGCCTCGGAGCAGTCCCCGCTCGGTCAGGATGTCGGCGGTCTGCTGAGCGGGATCGCGGGTGGCGTCGTCGAGCCAGACGCGCACGTCGTCCACGATGCCGCCGTCGCGGACCAGCAGCTCGTCGACCTTGCGGACGATGGCGGTCATCGGCGCCTCGGCCGCCGGCACGATGAGGACCTGGTAGACCCAGTAGCCGATCTGGTCGTAGCCCGCCAGGTAGAACATGTGCTCCTGGTGGAACACGAGGAGCACGTCGAGGCCGGCCTCGCGCATCGCGGCCCGGGTGCGCCGGAGCCGCGCCGTGTACTCGGAGCGCTCGAACGGGGGCGCCATCAGGGTGCTCACACCGGCGTCTGGAGATGGAGGAGGTCGGCGCGGGGAATGTGGCACACGATGGCGTGCCCCCGGTCGCCCGTCACGACGGGCGGCGCCTCACGCTCGCAGATGGGCCCGACCTTGCGCGGACACCGGGGGTGGAACGGGCAGCCGGACGGCGGCGCCGCCGGGTTGGGCGCCGGCCCCACGAGGCGGATGGCGCCCGCGGCCGGCGTGGCCGAGAGCGACGGGACCGCCGACAGAAGCGCCTCGGTGTAGGGGTGCCAGGGCGGCCTGAACACATCTTCCGTCGTGCCCGCCTCGACGATGCGTCCCAGGTAGAGGACGACGACGCGGTCGGCGATGTGGCGGACCACCGAGAGGTCGTGTGAGATGAAGAGGTAGGAGGTGTGGGCCCGCGCCTGGAGCGAGGCGAGCAGGTTCAGGACGGTCGCCTGGACCGAGACGTCGAGGGCCGAGGTCGGCTCGTCGCACACGACCAGATCCGGCCGGCAGGCGAAGGCCCGCGCGATCGCCACCCGCTGGCGCTGGCCGCCCGAGAGCTGAGCCGGGAACACGTCCAGGTAGCGCGTCTCGAGGCCCACCGACTCGAGGAGCCGGGCGGCCGCGGCCCGGCGGCTCCGCCGGTCCGCCAGGCCGAACAGCGTGAGCGGCCGGGCGACGGCCTCGAGGATCGTCCGGCGGGGGTTCAGGGTCAGATCCGGGTTCTGGAAGACGATCTGAAGCCGGCGCCGCAGCGCCCGGGGCCGCGCCGCCGGCCGGCGCGGCACCGGCCGCCCGTCGACCTCGATCCGGCCCGCGGTGGGCTGCAGAAGTCCCACGACGCAGCGGGCCGTGGTCGTCTTGCCCGACCCGCTCTCCCCGACGACGGCCAGCGTCTCGCCGGCCGCGACCGCGAGCGACACCCCGTCCACCGCCCGGACGATCGGCGCCCGCCCGAGCACCCCGGCCAGGCCGCCGGCCTGGCGGTAGTGGTGGACGAGGTGGACCACATCCAGGAGCGGCACCGAACGCGGCGCCGCGCCGGCGACGGCGGCCGCGATGGCCGGGGCCCGAACCGCGTCCGGCGGCGGGACGCGGTCCCAGTAGAAGCAGCGCGCGCGGTGATCCGGGGCCGCCTCGAACCAGCCCGGGTGCTCCTGCCGGCAGCGCGCGTCCGCCAGCGGGCAGCGCGGGGCGAACTGGCACGCGCGAACCTCGGCCCGGGGGTCGGGCAGCGTCCCCTCGATGGCCGGCAAGAGACGCGCCGCAGCGG
It encodes:
- a CDS encoding ABC transporter ATP-binding protein; this translates as MLTVRDLRVSYRTGAGPVRAVKGVSFVLPPGRVLGLVGESGSGKSTVALAVMGALFSEAEVTGEVRFRGENLVGQPARELRRLWGRRLAMVFQDPTSTLNPVLTVGDQLVEVLVEHERLRRAEARARMLDLFAAVQLPNPAQLARRYPHQLSGGQQQRVSIATALACDPDLLVLDEPTTGLDVTTEARILDLVDSLRQRTAAGILYITHNLGVIARLADEVAVMYAGEIAEHGPVGPVFTRPRHPYTVGLLGCLPRVDRPAAARLLPAIEGTLPDPRAEVRACQFAPRCPLADARCRQEHPGWFEAAPDHRARCFYWDRVPPPDAVRAPAIAAAVAGAAPRSVPLLDVVHLVHHYRQAGGLAGVLGRAPIVRAVDGVSLAVAAGETLAVVGESGSGKTTTARCVVGLLQPTAGRIEVDGRPVPRRPAARPRALRRRLQIVFQNPDLTLNPRRTILEAVARPLTLFGLADRRSRRAAAARLLESVGLETRYLDVFPAQLSGGQRQRVAIARAFACRPDLVVCDEPTSALDVSVQATVLNLLASLQARAHTSYLFISHDLSVVRHIADRVVVLYLGRIVEAGTTEDVFRPPWHPYTEALLSAVPSLSATPAAGAIRLVGPAPNPAAPPSGCPFHPRCPRKVGPICEREAPPVVTGDRGHAIVCHIPRADLLHLQTPV